In Haloterrigena turkmenica DSM 5511, a single genomic region encodes these proteins:
- a CDS encoding helix-turn-helix domain-containing protein yields MSVIAEFSVKSDDLALYHALTAAPGMVVEIEQVVATMEDRVMPYFWVSGGDHAEFEAAFQEDDSVTGVAPIDEVDGARLYRAEWTKNVETIVYAYVELGATILQAIGRDKNWELRMRFDDRDSLAQFQDYCEDKEIAFKLNRIKDQEQPMASAQYDLTTKQRETLVAALEEGYYEIPQGITMTDLADRMDVSQQALSKRFHAAHRNLITSTLTFSHPDDE; encoded by the coding sequence ATGAGCGTTATCGCCGAGTTCTCGGTCAAATCCGACGACCTGGCGCTGTACCACGCCCTCACGGCCGCGCCGGGGATGGTCGTCGAGATCGAACAGGTCGTGGCGACGATGGAGGACAGGGTGATGCCGTACTTCTGGGTCAGCGGCGGCGATCACGCGGAGTTCGAGGCGGCGTTTCAGGAGGACGACTCCGTGACGGGCGTCGCCCCGATCGACGAGGTGGACGGCGCCAGACTGTATCGCGCCGAGTGGACGAAGAACGTCGAAACGATCGTCTACGCCTACGTCGAACTCGGAGCGACGATCCTGCAGGCGATCGGACGGGACAAAAACTGGGAGCTCCGGATGCGGTTCGACGATCGGGACAGCCTCGCGCAGTTTCAGGACTACTGCGAAGACAAGGAAATCGCGTTCAAACTCAATCGTATCAAGGACCAGGAACAGCCGATGGCCAGCGCTCAGTACGATCTCACGACGAAGCAACGCGAGACGCTGGTCGCGGCGCTCGAGGAGGGGTACTACGAAATTCCACAGGGAATCACGATGACCGATCTCGCCGACCGAATGGACGTCTCCCAGCAGGCGCTCTCGAAGCGATTTCACGCCGCCCATCGGAACCTCATCACGAGCACACTGACGTTCTCTCATCCGGACGACGAGTGA
- a CDS encoding glycosyltransferase, which yields MLPSASRFVEYVGTGSGVLALFVFGFVDATDVQSITIDLLAVTVRFVFLEALSAAAVFTFFVGLTGLLLVREVWSSRDDLEKMTDGPKLTAIVPVYRDHAVMDESVESLCESAYENLEIAIVAEPNDEATLERARELAVEYDRVTCLVNGEPGSKAGAINYAVSESDTDRFAVFDADERIAPEFLPTAMGELEAGMDVFQGRRVPRPTGVVETVAYCERIVFHASYKLVELAGFTNCRSSSTAFTREAHERVGGYDDMLTEDLDFAHACYREGLDVKQARQCTNTMEAPHTWADLWGQRKRWRVGQVEVLHATLVDLLRGRVGRRGAISIGRMCSSLLGSLFTLALVSKLLLLLVLDVESAVLLPSAALVATIGLVAWRDRRDGRIDGLVWSVALAPLCYPAFGVLTLRSFLEYGLSWDGSWYHVEKTGS from the coding sequence ATGCTCCCGTCCGCGTCGCGGTTCGTCGAATACGTCGGCACCGGTAGCGGCGTCCTCGCGCTGTTCGTCTTCGGGTTCGTCGACGCAACGGACGTCCAGTCGATTACGATCGACCTGCTGGCGGTCACCGTCCGCTTCGTCTTCCTCGAGGCGCTGTCGGCCGCCGCGGTCTTCACGTTCTTCGTCGGACTGACCGGTCTACTGCTGGTCCGCGAGGTCTGGTCTTCGCGAGACGATCTCGAGAAGATGACCGACGGCCCGAAACTCACGGCGATCGTCCCGGTCTACCGCGACCACGCGGTGATGGACGAAAGCGTCGAGAGCCTCTGTGAGAGCGCCTACGAGAACCTCGAGATCGCGATCGTCGCCGAACCCAACGACGAGGCGACCCTCGAGCGGGCCCGGGAACTCGCGGTCGAGTACGACCGCGTGACGTGTCTGGTAAACGGCGAACCGGGATCGAAGGCGGGGGCGATCAATTACGCTGTCAGCGAGAGCGACACCGACCGCTTCGCGGTCTTCGATGCCGACGAGCGGATCGCTCCCGAGTTCCTCCCGACAGCGATGGGCGAACTCGAGGCCGGCATGGACGTCTTCCAGGGGCGGCGCGTCCCGCGGCCGACCGGCGTCGTCGAAACGGTCGCCTACTGCGAGCGCATCGTCTTCCACGCCAGCTACAAGCTGGTCGAACTGGCCGGCTTCACGAACTGTCGCAGTTCCTCGACCGCGTTCACCCGTGAAGCCCACGAGCGCGTCGGCGGCTACGACGACATGCTCACCGAGGATCTGGACTTCGCCCACGCCTGCTACCGCGAGGGGCTCGACGTCAAACAGGCCCGCCAGTGTACGAACACGATGGAGGCCCCCCACACCTGGGCCGATCTCTGGGGCCAGCGCAAGCGGTGGCGCGTCGGCCAGGTCGAGGTGCTCCACGCCACCCTCGTCGACCTCCTGCGCGGCCGGGTCGGCCGCCGCGGCGCGATCTCGATCGGCCGGATGTGCTCGAGCCTGCTCGGCAGCCTCTTTACCCTCGCGCTGGTCTCGAAGCTCCTGCTCCTGCTCGTCCTCGACGTCGAGTCGGCCGTCCTGCTCCCGTCGGCGGCCCTCGTCGCCACCATCGGGCTCGTCGCCTGGCGCGACCGGCGCGACGGCCGCATCGACGGGCTCGTCTGGAGCGTCGCCCTCGCGCCGCTTTGCTACCCCGCGTTCGGGGTCCTCACGCTCCGCTCGTTCCTCGAGTACGGACTGAGCTGGGACGGGAGCTGGTACCACGTCGAGAAGACCGGGTCGTAG
- a CDS encoding nascent polypeptide-associated complex protein: MFGGGGGGLNPRKMEQMMQQMGIDVEDIDAEEVIIRTEEYDLVFNDAEVTKMDARGEETYQIIGSPEQVESGAAGASAGADEDAGAAIPDEDVELVATRAGVSEDEARDALEAVDGDLAAAVERLE; this comes from the coding sequence ATGTTTGGAGGAGGCGGCGGCGGTCTGAACCCGCGCAAGATGGAACAGATGATGCAACAGATGGGAATCGACGTCGAGGATATCGACGCCGAGGAGGTCATCATCCGCACCGAGGAGTACGACCTCGTCTTCAACGACGCCGAGGTCACCAAGATGGACGCCCGCGGCGAGGAGACCTACCAGATCATCGGCTCGCCCGAACAGGTCGAGTCCGGTGCCGCCGGTGCCAGCGCCGGCGCCGACGAGGACGCCGGGGCCGCGATTCCCGACGAGGACGTCGAACTCGTCGCCACCCGCGCCGGCGTGAGCGAGGACGAGGCCCGCGACGCCCTCGAGGCCGTCGACGGCGACCTCGCCGCGGCAGTCGAACGCCTCGAGTGA
- the metG gene encoding methionine--tRNA ligase — MSTDEFPTDQPAVVTCGLPYANGDLHIGHLRGYIGADAFSRALETLGQETAYVCGSDMHGTPVAVNAEQQGVDPEDFALDWHEQYEETFPQFNVEFDNYGHTHDETNTELTQEIVRTLDEEGYIYEKEIQVAYDPDADQYLPDRYVEGTCPYCGEKARGDECDEGCQRHLEPGEVEDPTSTITGNPAEYRERTHKFFEVSEFADFLTEFLDGLEGTSNARNQPRQWIEDGLQDWCITRDMDWGIDYPTAEGEDESELVLYVWVDAPIEYVASTKQYSERVGTDEFDWEQVWKGDGEIMHIIGRDIIQHHTIFWPAMLEGVGYNKPRGIAATGFITINGKGLSTSRNRAIWAKEYLDEGFHPDLLRYYLTTTGGLQQDVDFSWDAFQEKVNGELVGTVGNFWYRSLLFAYRNYEGTPETDVSEEVRERIEGAIGDARESVNDYDLRGIGGAATELAQFGNEYIQRNEPWKLTDDEPEKAAQVIRDCVQIAKAVGVLIEPIAPDKAQNLWEQLGEDGAVADAHLEDALEAPPRNFDEPGELFAKIEDDRVEELNEKLEERVAAAGDDDGEDADEETESDDTAADESDSMADTDDLEALADERIGFEDFQDLDIRVGRIESAEGIEGADDLARLEVDIGFETRQVVAGIKQLHDLEELPGEKCILLANMEKAELFGVESNGMILAAGEEADLLTTHGDAEVGEKVR; from the coding sequence ATGAGCACCGACGAGTTTCCAACGGACCAGCCTGCGGTCGTGACCTGCGGGTTGCCCTACGCCAACGGCGACCTGCACATCGGTCACCTACGCGGGTACATCGGCGCGGACGCCTTTAGCCGTGCCCTCGAGACGCTCGGACAGGAGACGGCCTACGTCTGCGGCTCGGACATGCACGGCACGCCGGTCGCCGTCAACGCCGAGCAGCAGGGCGTCGATCCCGAGGACTTCGCGCTCGACTGGCACGAGCAGTACGAGGAGACGTTCCCGCAGTTCAACGTCGAGTTCGACAACTACGGCCACACCCACGACGAGACGAACACCGAACTGACCCAGGAGATCGTCCGAACGCTGGACGAGGAGGGGTACATCTACGAGAAGGAGATTCAGGTCGCCTACGACCCCGACGCCGACCAGTACCTCCCCGACCGCTACGTCGAGGGCACCTGCCCCTACTGCGGCGAGAAGGCCCGCGGCGACGAGTGCGACGAGGGCTGTCAGCGCCACCTAGAGCCCGGCGAGGTCGAGGACCCGACGAGCACGATCACGGGCAACCCCGCGGAGTACCGCGAGCGCACCCACAAGTTCTTCGAGGTCTCGGAGTTCGCCGACTTCCTGACGGAGTTCTTGGACGGCCTCGAGGGCACCTCCAACGCGCGCAACCAGCCCCGGCAGTGGATCGAAGACGGCCTGCAGGACTGGTGTATCACGCGGGACATGGACTGGGGGATTGACTACCCGACCGCCGAGGGTGAAGACGAGAGCGAGCTCGTCCTCTACGTCTGGGTCGACGCGCCGATCGAGTACGTCGCCTCCACGAAGCAGTACTCCGAGCGCGTCGGCACCGACGAGTTCGACTGGGAGCAGGTCTGGAAGGGCGACGGCGAGATCATGCATATCATCGGGCGGGACATCATCCAGCACCACACCATCTTCTGGCCGGCGATGCTCGAGGGTGTCGGCTACAACAAGCCCCGCGGCATCGCCGCGACCGGCTTCATCACGATCAACGGGAAGGGGCTGTCGACCAGTCGCAACCGCGCGATCTGGGCGAAGGAGTACTTGGACGAAGGGTTCCACCCCGACCTGCTGCGGTACTATCTGACCACGACGGGCGGCCTCCAGCAGGACGTCGACTTCTCGTGGGACGCCTTCCAGGAGAAGGTCAACGGCGAGTTAGTGGGCACGGTCGGTAACTTCTGGTACCGCTCGCTGCTCTTCGCCTACCGCAACTACGAGGGCACTCCCGAGACGGACGTCTCCGAGGAAGTCCGGGAACGCATCGAGGGCGCCATCGGCGACGCCCGCGAGAGCGTCAACGACTACGACCTGCGTGGAATCGGGGGGGCCGCCACCGAACTGGCCCAGTTCGGCAACGAATACATCCAGCGCAACGAGCCCTGGAAGCTCACCGACGACGAGCCCGAGAAGGCGGCGCAGGTCATCCGCGACTGCGTCCAGATCGCCAAGGCCGTCGGCGTCCTCATCGAGCCGATCGCGCCCGACAAGGCCCAGAATCTCTGGGAACAGCTCGGCGAGGACGGCGCGGTCGCCGACGCCCACCTCGAGGACGCCCTCGAGGCCCCGCCGCGGAACTTCGACGAACCCGGCGAGCTCTTCGCGAAGATCGAGGACGACCGCGTCGAGGAGTTGAACGAGAAACTCGAGGAGCGCGTCGCCGCCGCAGGCGACGATGACGGCGAGGACGCGGACGAGGAAACCGAAAGCGACGACACCGCCGCGGACGAATCTGACTCCATGGCAGACACCGACGATCTCGAGGCGCTCGCCGACGAGCGCATCGGCTTCGAGGACTTCCAGGACCTGGACATCCGCGTCGGCCGGATCGAATCCGCCGAAGGCATCGAGGGCGCCGACGACCTCGCGCGACTCGAGGTCGACATCGGCTTCGAGACCCGACAGGTCGTCGCGGGAATCAAGCAACTGCACGACCTCGAGGAACTCCCCGGCGAGAAGTGCATCCTGCTTGCGAACATGGAGAAAGCCGAACTGTTCGGCGTCGAGTCCAACGGGATGATCCTCGCCGCGGGCGAGGAGGCCGACCTGCTGACGACCCACGGCGACGCCGAAGTCGGCGAGAAGGTTCGCTAA
- the mfnA gene encoding tyrosine decarboxylase MfnA, protein MRDMQSEPQAFDRVLSSMCTEPHPVARDAAERFLATNPGDPGTYPSVSALEEEAIAMLGSIAGLEEPTGYIASGGTEANIQAVRIARDRAESQRPNVVMPESAHFSFQKAADILGVELRIVPTDDNFRADLEAVRASVDEATALVIGVAGTTEYGRVDPIPELGEIARSVGAMLHVDAAWGGFVLPFTDYEWNFEHAPVDTMAIDPHKMGQAAVPAGGLLARSDDLLNELAVDTPYLESTSQATLTGTRSGAGVASAVAAMEELWPEGYKRQYVRSQNNAKWLADALEKRGYDVVDPTLPLVAADVPRSTFDALRAKGWRISRTATGELRIVCMPHVTREMLASFIGDLDRLEVRASVPVASDD, encoded by the coding sequence GTGCGTGATATGCAATCCGAGCCGCAAGCGTTCGACCGGGTGCTGTCGTCGATGTGTACGGAGCCCCACCCGGTAGCGCGCGACGCGGCCGAACGGTTCCTCGCGACCAACCCCGGCGATCCGGGGACGTATCCGTCTGTTTCGGCCCTCGAGGAGGAGGCGATCGCGATGCTGGGTTCGATCGCCGGCCTCGAGGAGCCGACCGGCTACATCGCCAGCGGCGGGACGGAAGCGAACATTCAGGCCGTCCGCATCGCCCGTGACCGCGCCGAGAGCCAGCGTCCGAACGTGGTCATGCCCGAGTCGGCCCACTTCAGTTTCCAGAAGGCCGCGGACATCCTCGGCGTCGAACTGCGCATCGTCCCGACGGACGACAACTTCCGGGCCGACCTCGAGGCCGTCCGCGCCTCGGTCGACGAGGCGACCGCGCTGGTCATCGGCGTCGCGGGGACGACCGAGTACGGCCGCGTCGATCCGATTCCGGAACTCGGCGAGATCGCCCGGTCGGTCGGCGCCATGCTCCACGTCGACGCCGCGTGGGGTGGCTTCGTGCTGCCCTTTACCGACTACGAGTGGAACTTCGAGCACGCTCCGGTCGACACGATGGCGATCGATCCCCACAAGATGGGCCAGGCCGCGGTGCCCGCGGGCGGGCTGCTCGCCCGCTCCGACGACCTGCTGAACGAACTCGCCGTCGACACTCCCTACCTCGAGTCGACCTCGCAGGCGACGCTAACCGGGACGCGGTCGGGCGCCGGCGTCGCCAGCGCCGTGGCGGCGATGGAGGAGCTGTGGCCCGAGGGCTACAAGCGCCAGTACGTCCGCTCGCAGAACAACGCCAAGTGGCTCGCCGACGCCCTCGAGAAACGCGGCTACGACGTCGTCGATCCGACGCTGCCGCTGGTCGCGGCCGACGTGCCCCGATCGACGTTCGACGCGCTGCGCGCGAAGGGCTGGCGGATTTCCCGGACCGCTACTGGGGAGCTTCGGATCGTCTGTATGCCCCACGTGACGCGGGAGATGCTCGCGTCCTTCATCGGCGATCTGGATCGACTCGAGGTGCGCGCGAGCGTGCCCGTGGCGAGTGACGATTAA
- a CDS encoding methyltransferase domain-containing protein — protein MTDDSDSETDADGDGTASADETADADDRVPVLLVKGDREYLIQPGGEQGTDLGVLEVPEDVQPGDTIETHLGEAFRVRRLRGPDLFHQFERTGAPMVPRDVGLVIGETGVSQGDRVLDTGTGTGVLAASMARAGAEVVTYERDPEFADVARENMKLGGVDDSVDVRTGDLTEEIDALEPSSFDVLTLDTGDAAAVVEHAPDLLVDGGFVAVYSPFIESTREVVAAAREVELSNVRTRETIQREMQFDDRGSRPSTAPVGHTGYLTIARNV, from the coding sequence GTGACCGACGATAGCGATTCCGAGACCGACGCGGACGGAGACGGAACCGCGAGCGCCGACGAGACTGCGGACGCGGACGACCGCGTCCCCGTCCTGCTCGTCAAGGGCGACCGCGAGTACCTGATCCAGCCCGGCGGCGAGCAGGGAACGGATCTGGGCGTGCTCGAGGTGCCTGAAGACGTCCAGCCGGGCGACACCATCGAGACGCATCTCGGCGAGGCGTTTCGGGTGCGCCGGCTGCGCGGCCCGGATCTGTTTCACCAGTTCGAGCGGACGGGGGCACCGATGGTCCCCCGCGACGTCGGGTTAGTGATCGGCGAGACCGGCGTCTCGCAGGGCGACCGCGTGCTCGATACCGGCACCGGAACGGGCGTGCTCGCGGCCTCGATGGCCCGCGCGGGCGCCGAGGTGGTGACCTACGAGCGCGATCCGGAGTTCGCGGACGTCGCGCGCGAGAACATGAAACTCGGCGGCGTCGACGACAGCGTCGACGTCCGAACGGGCGATCTGACCGAGGAGATCGACGCGCTCGAGCCCTCGTCGTTCGACGTGTTGACCCTCGATACGGGCGACGCGGCGGCCGTCGTCGAGCACGCGCCCGACCTGCTGGTCGACGGCGGCTTCGTCGCGGTCTACAGCCCCTTCATCGAGTCGACCCGAGAGGTCGTCGCGGCGGCCCGCGAGGTCGAGCTCTCGAACGTCCGCACGCGCGAGACGATCCAGCGGGAGATGCAGTTCGACGACCGCGGCTCGCGGCCGTCGACCGCGCCGGTGGGCCACACGGGGTATCTGACGATCGCTCGCAACGTCTGA
- a CDS encoding HAD family hydrolase: protein MAAYDAICFDLDSTLCEPTRDAATVLETAFKRAGIDPFCTPADLRSAVPALPTAETDREFYENLFAEVAGRADVDPAVAPRLAGAYLETQDPTAVRFRPGAEAALERARDLGPVGLITNGGRPTQTQKLEALGIADAFDVSVFTEPSAGIFPKPDAAPFEYALEELDVAPDAAIHVGDSIRADVAGANAMGLDSAWVDPGHDDSSGDRGAREHEPTYELSSLEGLETVL, encoded by the coding sequence ATGGCTGCGTACGACGCGATCTGTTTCGATCTCGACAGCACCCTCTGCGAGCCGACTCGGGACGCCGCGACGGTGCTCGAGACGGCGTTTAAGCGGGCCGGCATCGACCCCTTTTGCACGCCGGCGGACCTGCGATCGGCCGTGCCCGCGCTCCCGACGGCCGAAACGGATCGCGAGTTCTACGAGAATCTCTTCGCCGAGGTCGCGGGTCGGGCCGACGTCGACCCCGCGGTCGCGCCGAGACTGGCCGGGGCGTACCTCGAGACGCAGGACCCGACCGCCGTCAGGTTCCGTCCCGGAGCGGAGGCCGCCCTCGAGCGCGCCCGCGACCTCGGGCCGGTCGGGCTGATCACCAACGGCGGCCGGCCGACCCAGACGCAAAAACTCGAGGCGCTGGGCATCGCCGACGCCTTCGACGTCAGCGTCTTCACCGAGCCGAGCGCGGGGATCTTCCCGAAACCCGACGCGGCTCCCTTCGAGTACGCCCTCGAGGAACTCGACGTGGCTCCGGACGCGGCGATCCACGTCGGCGACTCGATCCGTGCCGACGTCGCCGGCGCGAACGCGATGGGGCTGGACTCCGCCTGGGTTGATCCCGGCCACGACGATTCCAGCGGTGATCGCGGCGCGCGCGAACACGAACCGACCTACGAACTCTCGTCGCTCGAGGGCCTCGAGACGGTTCTCTGA
- a CDS encoding HFX_2341 family transcriptional regulator domain-containing protein, with amino-acid sequence MDVLKRVHIVPLGYEYERILEPIRNQRADLVYLLEDDGTDAGARTRRADYHDDLRAELESAVPEVRTRACDLTDVYAVLGIVTTLAAKHANDDVSVNVSGAGTIPAIGATMACMDVSTDARAYYVEPDDYDHDGQQEPISEGVAEIEQLPAYPIDSPTPDQIAIMGFLANPSDWEAYHDARTTPPKKKDLIEYARDRNLSFMADRRSPEDRGGEDKGAFRVLDTHVLEPLENDGYVTVESVGRRRVVELTEQGENAYRAFKHKLAAVDGVEYEYESETRG; translated from the coding sequence ATGGACGTCCTCAAACGAGTGCACATCGTGCCGCTCGGGTACGAGTACGAGCGGATCCTCGAGCCGATCCGGAACCAACGGGCCGACCTGGTCTACCTGCTCGAGGACGACGGCACCGACGCGGGGGCGCGGACCAGGCGGGCCGACTACCACGATGACCTCCGGGCCGAACTCGAGTCGGCCGTGCCCGAGGTCAGGACTCGAGCGTGCGACCTGACGGACGTCTACGCCGTCCTCGGAATCGTGACGACTCTCGCGGCGAAACACGCGAACGACGACGTCTCGGTCAACGTCTCCGGCGCAGGGACGATCCCCGCCATCGGCGCGACGATGGCGTGTATGGACGTCTCGACGGACGCTCGCGCCTACTACGTCGAGCCCGACGACTACGATCACGACGGCCAGCAGGAGCCGATCTCGGAGGGCGTCGCCGAGATCGAACAGCTCCCGGCGTATCCGATCGACTCGCCGACGCCCGACCAGATCGCGATCATGGGATTCCTGGCGAATCCGTCCGACTGGGAGGCGTATCACGACGCGCGGACGACGCCGCCGAAGAAGAAGGACCTCATCGAGTACGCTCGCGATCGGAACCTCTCCTTCATGGCCGACCGACGGTCGCCCGAGGACCGCGGCGGCGAGGACAAGGGCGCCTTCCGGGTCCTCGATACGCACGTGCTCGAGCCGCTCGAGAACGACGGCTACGTTACGGTCGAATCGGTCGGCCGGCGTCGCGTCGTCGAACTCACCGAGCAGGGAGAGAACGCCTACCGGGCGTTCAAGCACAAACTCGCGGCCGTCGACGGCGTCGAGTACGAGTACGAATCCGAGACTCGAGGCTGA
- the ppsA gene encoding phosphoenolpyruvate synthase, producing MAVLWLDEISAGDLEKVGGKGASLGELTGAGLPVPPGFVVTAGTYRSFIEEAEIDEELFAAVDVDVDDSSALADAADRAQELILETPFPDELREEILESYRQVGDGEAFVAVRSSATAEDLPDASFAGQQETFLNVTEEALLDRVRECWASLFTQRAIYYRQEQGFDHSAVNIAVVVQQMVDAEKSGVMFTSHPSTGDPTMIIEAAWGLGEAVVSGAVSPDNYVVEREDRSIDVTVAEKKVMHEKDEETGETVETEVPQDKRNARVLSEDEIGALMDLGERVEDHYDKPQDVEWAIVEGEVYMLQSRPITTIDESDGGATASEATGSVDASTGLTDGSGGVQAAAGESSSSGADASGEVIVDGLGSSPGTVSGAARIVKKLDDLDKVGEGDIIVTEMTMPDMVPAMKRASGIITDEGGMTSHAAIVSRELGVPAIVGTTNATTVLEDGQLVTLDGDKGAVLEGKEVEPDEETEPVEEVRPQSPVKPMTATEVKVNVSIPEAAERAAATGADGVGLLRMEHMILSLNQTPAKFIAENGEDAYITELVEGIRGVADEFYPRPVRVRTLDAPTDEFRQLEGGEDEPKEHNPMLGYRGIRRSLDRPDVFAHELEAFRRLYEMGYDNVEIMFPLVNDAEDIYQAKSLMKEAGIDPEKRRWGAMIETPASALSVEEMAKAGIDFASFGTNDLTQYTLAVDRNNEHVADRFDELHPAILKLIGDVIETCREHDVDTSICGQAGSKPEMVQFLAKEGVTSISANIDAVRDVQHEVKRVEQKLLLDSVR from the coding sequence ATGGCTGTACTCTGGCTGGACGAGATCAGTGCCGGCGACCTCGAGAAGGTCGGCGGCAAAGGAGCCTCCCTGGGCGAGTTGACGGGTGCTGGGCTGCCCGTGCCCCCGGGATTCGTCGTAACCGCCGGGACCTATCGATCGTTCATCGAAGAAGCCGAAATCGACGAGGAACTGTTCGCGGCCGTCGACGTCGACGTCGACGACTCGTCGGCGCTGGCCGACGCCGCCGACCGCGCGCAGGAACTCATCCTCGAGACCCCCTTCCCCGACGAACTCCGCGAGGAGATCCTCGAGTCGTATCGGCAGGTCGGCGACGGCGAGGCGTTCGTCGCGGTGCGGTCGTCGGCGACGGCCGAGGACCTGCCCGACGCCTCCTTCGCGGGCCAACAGGAGACGTTCCTCAACGTCACCGAGGAGGCGCTGCTCGACCGCGTTCGCGAGTGTTGGGCCTCGCTGTTCACCCAGCGGGCGATCTACTACCGTCAGGAGCAGGGCTTCGATCACTCTGCAGTGAACATCGCGGTCGTCGTCCAACAGATGGTCGACGCCGAGAAATCCGGCGTGATGTTCACGAGCCACCCCTCGACGGGCGACCCGACGATGATCATCGAGGCCGCCTGGGGCCTGGGCGAGGCCGTCGTCTCCGGTGCCGTCTCGCCGGACAACTACGTCGTCGAGCGCGAGGATCGGTCGATCGACGTCACCGTCGCCGAGAAGAAGGTGATGCACGAAAAGGACGAGGAGACCGGCGAGACCGTCGAGACCGAGGTTCCTCAGGACAAGCGGAACGCACGGGTCCTCTCCGAGGACGAAATCGGGGCCCTGATGGATCTCGGCGAGCGCGTCGAGGACCACTACGACAAACCCCAGGACGTCGAGTGGGCCATCGTCGAGGGCGAGGTCTACATGCTCCAGTCCCGACCGATCACGACCATCGACGAGAGCGACGGCGGGGCCACTGCGTCCGAGGCGACCGGCAGCGTCGACGCCTCGACGGGGCTGACCGACGGCAGCGGCGGCGTTCAGGCCGCCGCCGGCGAGTCCTCGAGTTCGGGGGCGGACGCCTCCGGCGAGGTCATCGTCGACGGACTGGGATCGAGTCCGGGCACCGTCAGCGGGGCCGCCCGGATCGTCAAAAAGCTCGACGACCTCGATAAGGTCGGCGAGGGCGACATCATCGTCACCGAGATGACGATGCCGGACATGGTCCCCGCGATGAAGCGGGCGTCGGGGATCATCACCGACGAGGGCGGCATGACCAGCCACGCCGCCATCGTCTCCCGCGAACTGGGCGTTCCGGCTATCGTCGGCACGACGAACGCGACTACCGTCCTCGAGGACGGGCAACTCGTCACGCTCGACGGCGACAAGGGCGCAGTCCTCGAGGGCAAAGAAGTCGAACCCGACGAAGAGACCGAACCCGTCGAGGAGGTCCGGCCGCAGTCGCCGGTCAAGCCCATGACCGCGACGGAGGTGAAGGTCAACGTCTCCATTCCGGAGGCCGCCGAGCGCGCGGCCGCGACCGGCGCCGACGGCGTCGGCCTGCTCCGCATGGAGCACATGATCCTCTCGCTGAACCAGACCCCCGCGAAGTTCATCGCGGAGAACGGCGAGGACGCCTACATCACAGAACTGGTCGAGGGAATCCGCGGCGTCGCCGACGAGTTCTACCCGCGGCCCGTTCGCGTCCGGACGCTGGACGCGCCGACCGACGAGTTCCGCCAACTCGAGGGCGGCGAGGACGAACCGAAGGAGCACAACCCGATGCTCGGGTACCGCGGAATCCGGCGCTCGCTCGACCGCCCGGACGTCTTCGCCCACGAACTCGAGGCGTTCCGGCGGCTCTACGAGATGGGCTACGACAACGTCGAGATCATGTTCCCGCTGGTCAACGACGCGGAGGACATCTACCAGGCCAAGTCGCTCATGAAGGAGGCCGGCATCGACCCCGAGAAGCGCCGCTGGGGCGCGATGATCGAGACGCCGGCCTCGGCGCTGTCGGTCGAGGAGATGGCGAAAGCGGGCATCGACTTCGCCTCGTTCGGGACGAACGACCTCACCCAGTACACGCTCGCGGTCGACCGGAACAACGAGCACGTTGCCGACCGCTTCGACGAGCTCCACCCCGCGATCCTGAAGCTGATCGGCGACGTCATCGAGACTTGCCGCGAACACGACGTCGACACGAGCATCTGCGGCCAGGCCGGCTCCAAGCCGGAGATGGTCCAGTTCCTCGCCAAGGAAGGCGTCACGTCGATCTCGGCGAACATCGACGCCGTCCGTGACGTCCAGCACGAGGTCAAGCGCGTCGAGCAGAAGCTGCTGCTCGATTCGGTTCGCTAA